The following are from one region of the Desertibacillus haloalkaliphilus genome:
- a CDS encoding glycerol-3-phosphate responsive antiterminator: MHFDGQRILPAIRNMKEFEALIKSDFTYIVLLNSHVGQLRSLVQHAKQAKKKILVHADLISGLKNDEYAAQFLCQDIRPAGLISTRKSVVLTAKKNGLYAIQRLFLLDSIALESSYKLLEVTKPDYIEVLPGVMPHIITEVYEKTGIPIIAGGLIREKEEVDMALKAGALTVTTSRKNLWE; encoded by the coding sequence ATGCATTTTGATGGTCAGCGAATTTTACCAGCTATACGTAATATGAAAGAGTTTGAGGCGTTAATAAAAAGTGATTTTACGTATATCGTTCTATTAAATAGCCATGTCGGTCAGTTAAGAAGTCTTGTTCAGCATGCAAAACAAGCTAAGAAAAAAATTCTTGTTCATGCCGATCTTATCTCTGGTCTTAAAAATGACGAGTATGCGGCACAGTTTTTGTGTCAAGATATCCGGCCAGCTGGCTTAATATCAACCCGAAAAAGCGTAGTACTTACTGCTAAGAAAAATGGGCTTTATGCGATACAACGATTATTTTTACTTGATTCGATTGCCCTAGAATCAAGTTATAAGCTTCTTGAGGTGACTAAACCCGATTATATTGAAGTATTGCCAGGTGTTATGCCTCATATTATTACAGAAGTTTATGAGAAAACAGGGATTCCAATTATTGCAGGAGGACTAATACGAGAAAAAGAGGAAGTAGATATGGCACTAAAAGCAGGTGCCTTAACAGTAACAACATCACGAAAAAACCTTTGGGAATGA
- a CDS encoding MIP/aquaporin family protein: MSVFLGELIGTMIIIIFGGGVVAGVALKQTKSENSGWIVITAAWGLGVATAIYAVGAISDAHLNPAVTVGMALIGEFSWALVPGYIGAQLIGAFIGAVLVWLHYYPHWQATEDQGAKLGVFSTAPAIRHTPSNFFGEVLGTFMLVLGILFIGANEFTEGLNPLIVGLLIVVIGLSLGGTTGYAINPARDLGPRIAHFLLPIAGKGSSDWKYSWIPVVGPIIGGGLGALFYAAAFEGIYYRALWIFLAAFAVVTILSIVLNKKETKNVATHDHSDIAA; the protein is encoded by the coding sequence ATGTCGGTATTTCTAGGTGAACTGATTGGTACAATGATCATTATCATTTTCGGGGGAGGTGTCGTTGCTGGTGTTGCACTAAAACAAACAAAGTCCGAAAATTCCGGCTGGATCGTGATTACAGCGGCATGGGGGCTTGGTGTTGCAACTGCGATTTATGCGGTAGGAGCGATCAGCGATGCCCATTTAAATCCAGCGGTGACCGTGGGGATGGCATTAATAGGAGAATTTTCTTGGGCACTCGTTCCGGGTTATATCGGAGCTCAGTTGATAGGGGCATTTATCGGTGCCGTTTTAGTTTGGTTGCATTATTATCCACATTGGCAGGCAACAGAAGATCAAGGTGCAAAGCTTGGAGTGTTTTCAACAGCCCCAGCGATTCGGCATACACCATCAAATTTCTTTGGTGAGGTATTAGGTACATTTATGTTAGTGTTAGGAATTTTATTTATTGGAGCCAATGAATTTACAGAAGGTCTGAACCCATTAATCGTTGGACTGTTAATCGTTGTTATTGGTTTATCGTTAGGTGGGACAACGGGTTATGCGATCAATCCAGCACGTGACTTGGGACCGAGAATCGCTCATTTTCTATTACCAATCGCAGGTAAGGGTAGCTCAGATTGGAAATATTCTTGGATTCCTGTCGTTGGACCAATCATTGGTGGGGGATTAGGAGCATTGTTTTATGCCGCAGCATTTGAGGGAATTTATTATCGTGCCCTTTGGATATTTTTGGCAGCGTTTGCAGTTGTTACGATCCTATCGATCGTGTTAAATAAAAAGGAAACAAAAAATGTTGCTACGCATGATCACAGCGATATCGCAGCGTGA
- a CDS encoding FixH family protein, translating into MNVIKNVMKKPYAAISAAIVFVLMTIWFLNGVSAPPTIATNWQIDVIGTDRVINAGEATDIQLFLEDDMGDPITDANVTVILDMPNMVHHMKKKMNHVEGGLYETEAVVSMGGTWIGMVEASKGSQVFYDQFHLRAEGPIVSKGYRDPTDHINLEQPMPTWVEHQLQ; encoded by the coding sequence ATGAACGTTATTAAGAATGTGATGAAAAAGCCTTATGCCGCGATAAGTGCAGCAATTGTTTTCGTGTTGATGACAATATGGTTTCTGAATGGGGTGAGTGCACCGCCAACGATTGCGACAAATTGGCAAATCGATGTTATTGGTACGGATCGTGTAATTAACGCCGGTGAGGCGACAGATATTCAACTGTTCTTGGAAGACGATATGGGAGACCCAATTACAGATGCCAATGTGACCGTCATTCTAGATATGCCGAATATGGTGCATCATATGAAGAAGAAAATGAACCATGTTGAAGGTGGTCTTTACGAAACAGAGGCTGTAGTATCAATGGGTGGTACATGGATTGGAATGGTTGAGGCTAGCAAAGGAAGTCAAGTGTTTTACGACCAGTTTCATTTACGTGCAGAGGGGCCTATCGTTTCTAAGGGATACCGAGACCCGACAGATCATATAAACCTTGAACAACCAATGCCTACATGGGTAGAACATCAATTGCAGTAG